Genomic DNA from uncultured Desulfuromusa sp.:
GATACCAAAAACATGTATTTCATCACTAATCATATTTATGGAGAAGATGGTTTTTGGGAGACTGCTGACTGGCAACGTTCTGCAAAGATAGGTATGGAGGCAAGTGGGCTTCCTTATAGTGGTGAGTACGGATTTGCTCCAACTGAAATGTACTGGAGGATTGATCACATGGTTGCACCGGCTGATCAGGCCCTTGGGTGTCTCGATTGCCACGGTGACAACGGTCGTATGGACTGGGCTGCTCTAGGCTACAAAGGTGATCCGATTGACGGAAAATAAGATCTGAATTTTAGTTCCAGATCTCTTCAGCGGGGCAGATTTAATTCTGTCCCGCTTTTTTTATTGGTGAAAATCTTTGTAACGACTGAGATGCCGAGAACAGCTAGGTAGAGCAATTCATTTGGTAGAGAGATTCTGAGAGCGAATAGCTCTGAGAAAAAAACAACGCTTGGTTTGCGCTTAAAGCCAGATAAAGATCTTGATCTTTACCGGTTTGATTCTCTCAGCACCTCTCCGCCTCAGCGTTAATGATTTTGTTTTCTGGGTGTCCTTGGCGTCTTGGTGGTTAACAATTCGTGCAAAAAAAAGCCCGGCTGTTTCCAGCCAGGCTAAAGAACATTTCAAAGATTTACGTAAATTCTAGAAATTCCAACCAAATCCTACGTAACCGTAGTAAGCGGTTCCATCCTCATCACCATAGACATACTCTTCACCCATATCGAAGATATCATAGGTGAAAGAAGCTCTCGTGTAGAATGCTTCGGTGAAATTGTAGGTACCACCTGCTGTGAGTTGATACTGCTCGTAAGAGAGATCAGAGTAGGAGTCTATCAGGTTGTTTTGAATCCAAGTGTCATAATTGTAACCAGTTGTGGAAAGAGCTGCACGCTCTGTGAATTTCCAATCCCAGGTATCTTCAGCTTTATTGTAAGTGAATCCTGCATTAAGTAGCAGTTTTTCTGTGGCTTGATAGTTAACATCAAGAGAAAGTGTATGAACGTCTGATTCATACTCGGCAATGCTGCAATACGAGCCAAACTGGCTCGATGAAACACTGTTCGCTCAGCCATGGTACCAGCCGACGCAGATCCGATTCTCTGTGTCTTGTTTGTTGAAGGTATAGGACATCGTCAGATTGATTTTGTCACTTGGTGCATAATAGAAAGAGATCCCTGGAACATAGCTGTCCTGTTTGTACTCTACGGAATCATTTTCTTCCATGCGGACCCGGGCAAAAATGGTCGCAGCCATATTGGCTGTAGGAGCCCATGTTGAAGATAATTTAATTTCATGGACGTTTTCAGGGTCGGTAGAGGTTGTCAGCATGCGGTTCGGATAGACACTGTTCCAGTAGAAAACAACACCAGTACCATCCCCATTGTCAGTATTGCCTGGATCACCTATAAAGTCAGTAGTCGTTCCTATGGCAAGACCTGAGTAAATTGAGCTGATGTATTCTTCAGATTGCAGTATGCCGGTGTGAGCACCATTCAGAGGATCAGTAATGTCCTGATATTGGTAACTGATTCTGCCGGAGAGTTGCTTGCTGAAACGTGATTTGAGGGAAAGCTTGAATGTGTTGGTTTCCGTGTCATTAAGCTCTTCTTCTTGACGATCAATTTCCTCATACTCATAGCCAAGGCGCAGAGTTGTCCCTTTTGCAAGACGATAAACACCATCAATGCCAAATTCAGTGACATCGCGGGCTTCAGAGGATTCGTATTCAACTTCACCGGTTACCGTATCGTATCCTTCGACACCAACATTGGTTGCACCAATTAATTCTGTGAATGTCAGCGTATAGTCTGACGTATCCACTTCATAAGCACCACCACGAACGGATAGACGCAGGCCTCCGATTTTTGTTGCTCCTTTGAGGAAAAAAGACTCAAATTCGCTGGTCAATGTGTCTGTATCTATTGAATAAATTCCGTCTTCACCATCTTTGTCGGATTCAACTTCAGCGTTGACGTAGGCTGCCGTGACAGAAGAGCTGCTGTCAATATCCACACGTGCCTTCAGATGATGCATATCCTTTTTGGAATCGGGAGTGACTCTGTAGGATTGTGACCCTGAGTAGAGCAACTGATCAGCATCAGGAATGCCCCCATGAGTGCCTCCGGAACTGAGGTAGTTGTAAGTTGGATCAGCACCGTTTTCGGTGAATTCGCGATGGAGATAATCGTATTCAACTGTCACCAGGCCAAATTTGCCGGTTGCTCCCAAAGTAAAATCTTCGGTGCGTTCATCGATTTCATTTGCATTAGCTTGAACGTGACACTGGTTACATTTACTTGCCGTGATCGCTTGTTCCTGCCCTTGGCGAGTTTCAATTCGCATTCCGGCGTGGAATTCGATATTCGGCAGTGCCGGCAGGTGCAAGCTCGCTTGAGCTTCAGTTTCGCGGCGGGTAACAATGTAATCGTTGTCCATTTCTTGAGCATAACGCTCATTGGCTTCCGAGATCGTATCAGCGCCGAGCTGTCCCACTGTAGCATCTGTTGTGACTCGAGGCTGGTTGCCGGCAACATCATCGCGCATTGTCGCGCCGAGATGCAACAGATTGTCGTGATCCTTCCAATGCTCTAGAACTTGATGATCAAATCCAAACTTGAAGATCCGACTGGCGTCAAAGTCAAGATTGATTTCCTGATCACGTGGGCCCATGATCTCAGCATCTAACCCGAAACTAGATCCTTCATTGATTGACTCCAGAGACAGGCTCGGTGCAAAACTGAAGCCGTTCTCTGATCTCGTGTTTACATATTCGTTGACGCGTGCAGGACTGTCGTCGGTATCCATGCCGGAAATGCCGATCTCAATATGGCCGCTGGTTGCTGTTTCTGCAGCGCTTGCCATGGTTGTGGTCGTCATTAAGGTCAGGATCGACAGTAATGCAAGCAGCCAGATATGGCGTAGCTTCATCTTAATCCTCCTAATGTTAACGGGTCAGACCGCCACCTGTGAGCGGTTGAGACGGTGAATCACTGCCGTGAACGACTGCGTGGCAGGTCGTACACTTGGTACCGAATGACATCTGAAAGCCTTCTGTACCATGTGGGTTTGCAGCCTCTGTGGCTGAAAGAACGCTGTCATCACCATCGTCATAGGAACTTGCTTGTCTCAGAAGATGGAAGTGACCTTCATGGCATTGAAGACACAAGAAAGGTTCATTCTGAACCAGCAGGTTGTTGGCAACTGAACCATGTGGATCGTGGCAGATCGTACAGTCGTCTTCAACCGGGGCATGACCGAAGATAAAAGGACCCTGATAGCGTGAATGGCAGTCGAGGCAAAGGTCGTTGGTACGCTCGTGGGTATTCAGCTCCCCATGCGGATTGTGGCAGTCGCCGCAGCTCATCTTGCCTTCTTTAATCGGGTGATGAGACGGGAAGTTGGATTTTGCCTGCATTTCCTGGTGGCAGGAGTAG
This window encodes:
- a CDS encoding GSU2204 family CXXCH-containing (seleno)protein, producing MKLRHIWLLALLSILTLMTTTTMASAAETATSGHIEIGISGMDTDDSPARVNEYVNTRSENGFSFAPSLSLESINEGSSFGLDAEIMGPRDQEINLDFDASRIFKFGFDHQVLEHWKDHDNLLHLGATMRDDVAGNQPRVTTDATVGQLGADTISEANERYAQEMDNDYIVTRRETEAQASLHLPALPNIEFHAGMRIETRQGQEQAITASKCNQCHVQANANEIDERTEDFTLGATGKFGLVTVEYDYLHREFTENGADPTYNYLSSGGTHGGIPDADQLLYSGSQSYRVTPDSKKDMHHLKARVDIDSSSSVTAAYVNAEVESDKDGEDGIYSIDTDTLTSEFESFFLKGATKIGGLRLSVRGGAYEVDTSDYTLTFTELIGATNVGVEGYDTVTGEVEYESSEARDVTEFGIDGVYRLAKGTTLRLGYEYEEIDRQEEELNDTETNTFKLSLKSRFSKQLSGRISYQYQDITDPLNGAHTGILQSEEYISSIYSGLAIGTTTDFIGDPGNTDNGDGTGVVFYWNSVYPNRMLTTSTDPENVHEIKLSSTWAPTANMAATIFARVRMEENDSVEYKQDSYVPGISFYYAPSDKINLTMSYTFNKQDTENRICVGWYHGUANSVSSSQFGSYCSIAEYESDVHTLSLDVNYQATEKLLLNAGFTYNKAEDTWDWKFTERAALSTTGYNYDTWIQNNLIDSYSDLSYEQYQLTAGGTYNFTEAFYTRASFTYDIFDMGEEYVYGDEDGTAYYGYVGFGWNF